Genomic window (Paenibacillus sp. 37):
CTTGTAATGAATGATCTTGAATAACTCCTCGGCCATGTAGACGGGACTATGCTTGAAATCCTGTCTGATCCACTCCATGATCATGCCAAATATCGCATGAGACTGGTAGCTTGCCAACAGTTCATGGTTAATGTGCTGCGGGAAGATATGATTTAGATCCTGTAAGGAGAGATCGCGAAGAACATCACAGATCATGCGCTGAAAGTTGGAGGAAGCCTCCGATTTAACAACCAGTGTATAGAATTGTGCGTGCTGGTGCACATGTTCAAATATGGTGATCGCCGAAGATGGCATAAGATTGACCTCGAACTCTTCCATATCCTGATAAGGTTTGCGAAAAGAAGTCACCAGATCCTGAATCACATCATCGATGATTTCGTTGAACAGGTCTTCTTTGTACTGATAATGCCTGTAGAAAGTACCTCGATTCAGGTCGGCGCGCTGGACAATATCCGTGATGGAAATTTCTTTAAAGGGATGTTTTTGCATCAACTGGATGAGAGCATCCTTCAGCGCAGCTTTTGATTTCTTGATTCTTCGGTCCATCGAATTCGGAGTTTCAGACATCTTTTTTCCTCCTCGCGAGTTCACTTTATTAATTAAAGAACATTTGGGCTTAGTAGTGTTGTTTAACGTACAACTGGACAAGCTTTTACTGATTGAAGTGAAACGCTATGACTTATTATACTAAGGATAAGAGTTAATGAACATTTGTTTGTTAACTTATTGTAAACGAATACACAAAGGAGGATACATGGAATGAAACTTCAAGATAAAGTGGCAGTTGTTACAGGTGCTGGTTCAGGTATGGGGAAAGCGATCGCCACGTTGTACGCCCAAGAGGGTGCGAAAGTAGTCGTATCGGATATTAACGAGGAATCCGCACAGGCAGTAGTGAATGATATTAAGGCACAGGGCGGGGAAGCGATTGTGGTTCTGGCCAATGTAGCCAAAGAAGAAGATGTGCAGAATCTGATTGATACAACGGTGAGCACATACGGTACAGTAGATATTCTGATTAACAATGCGGGCATTATGGATGGTATGGAGCCTGCAGCGGATATAACGGATGAGAAGTGGGAGAGATTGTTCGCTGTGAACACAACCAGTGTGATGCGGACAACACGAAAAGTATTGCCGATCTTCCTGGAGAAACAAAAAGGCGTCATCGTGAACATTGCTTCGGCAGGTGGATTGCACGGCGGACGTGCAGGAGCAGCCTATACGGCTTCCAAACATGCGGTCGTGGGCTTCACTAAAAATACAGGGTATATGTATGCTGAGCAAGGCATTCGTTGTAATGCGATCGCTCCAGGTGCCGTGGCAACCAACATCAGCGCATCCATGGCTGGTATTAGCCCATACGGTGCAGGGCGGCAACAGCTGGGCATGGCAATCAACCCACGCATTGGGACGAGCGAAGAGATCGCCAAGGTGGCCTTGTTCCTTGGGTCGGACGAGTCCAGCTTCGTGAACGGAACCGTTGTTACAGCTGATGCAGGCTGGAGCTCTTATTAATCCGTTCAAGCGCAGTCGAGCATGGAGCACTGAAATGTGCGAACAGTCAGGAAGCCGCATAATCATATGCGGCTTCTTTTTTTGTGTTACTCCGAAAACGGTGGACCCACAGTGTCATATCCCGTATTGGGACAAACGTTTGCATTACTACACGGATGCTCGAAATGGATCAAATTGAGGGTGGCTTTGGTTTGGAAAAGAGTGAGGATTCGCGCACGATCAGACGATGGGGGATAATGACCGGATTATGAGGTTGTGGTTCCCCGCTTAGAATTTTCAACAATACCTGAACGGCTGTATAGCCCAGCTGATAGGTTCCAATGTCTATAGAACTTAAGGGTGGTGAAGCCAGCTCCGATAGTGCAATATTGTTAAAACTGACCACGCTGATATCCTCAGGCACCAGATAATGAAGCTCGGCAAGAGCTCTCAGTACCCCAAAGGCCACATTGTCATCAATGACAACGATTGCGGTGGGTCTGTTCGGCAAGGACATGAACAGCGACATCGCCCTGAATCCACTTTCCTGCAGAAATTCGCCTTCCACAATCCAGTCACTATCGGCATCCAGCCCGGCTTGGGCAAGCGCTTTTTGGTATCCTAACATGCGATCATGCGATAACGTAATGTCCGGTGGGCCGCTGACAAATCCGATTCGCGTATGCCCTTGGGCGATCAGATGATGTGTCGCATCATAAGCAGTCTGTACATTATCGTTATCCACCATGGGGGCATTGGGATGAGCTTCACTGCGACCGATTAACACAAAAGGAAACTTTTCCGCTTCCAAAAATGTGATGATGGGATCGTCTCGTTTGGACCCAAGCAACAGAATGCCATCCACTCTACGACCATGAACAAGGCGGGATATCGCGTGCAGTTCATTGTCTGATGAAGTTTCAGTAGTTAGCAGCAATTCATAATTCATACGCGTGGCATGTGTAATAATACCTCGCAGCAGTTCCCCGAAAAAGTAATTCTGGAACAATTCTTCAGCAGGACGTGGAAGCATAATGCCAAGAGTATGTGTTGTCTTGGAAACCAGGCTCTTCGCCATGATGTTGGGATGGTAGTTTAATTCCTTCATGATTTGCTTCACTTTGAGAGACGTCTTGGTGCTGATTCTGGGATGGTTTGAAATCACCCGTGACACTGTAGAAGGGGAAACACCCGCCAATTTGGCAATATCCTTGATCGTAATCATGTAAAAAATCCCTTCTGAACAATCGTATAAATATCCTCCTATGGTAATCCAAAGGATACGATAAATCAATTGCTAACTGCCAAATATGAGATGCACAGGAAGTAAAATAAAGGAAGAAAGAGTCTGAACAAGGAAACAGGAAATTACTGTAGGTAAAAGAGGTAAATTGGTTAAAATTGAGCAAATATGGCTTGTGCAAACGTTTGTGCAAAGAAAGTACAGTATTGTATGATGTGATTGTTATTGTAGCGCTTACATCTGTGGATTTACATACTTCTCGACTAGTTTACCCCTACATATTGAACGGAGGAGTCATCTTGTCTTCCATTTGAGCAAACGTTTGTACAAAAGTGAACATGGAATGCAAAACCTGACAACATACGCAGACAAAAGGGTGAAAAGCGCGAACATTGTTGGACCAAGCAGAGGGAAGGGGACATTTTAGATGAGAAAATGGCAAGGGGCAACATTGTCCGTCATGATGGCTTTTACACTGGCTGCGTGCGGGGCTGGAGGCGGAAGTCCATCTCCAACTACGGCAGGTGAGAATCCGGAGGAAGTGGTAGAGCTGACAGCCGAGAACCTTCAACCGGAAGAAGGGGCAACGCTGGTGATCTGGGAGGACAAAAATCAAAGCAGTTTTATTGAGCAAAGAGCCAAAAAATTCGAAGAGAAGTATGGGGTAACGGTCAAAATGGAGGAATTACCTCCAACCGATCAGGTAACCAAACTAACGACGGATGGCCCGGCGGGTCTCGCAGCAGATGTCGTCGTTTTCCCTCATGATAAGATTGGTAGCGCTTCAGAGGCGGGACTTATTCTACCCAATGACATATTCGAAGCAGAGACCGTAGAGAACGCCAGCGACAACGCACTGAAGGCGGTGACGTTCAAGGATATCTTGTACGGCTATCCGTACAGCGTGGAGACCTATGCTCTCTTTTACAACAAAGCATTGTATCCAGAAGCTCCGAAAAACTTTGATGAGATTATCAGCTTCGCCAAGACGTTCAAT
Coding sequences:
- a CDS encoding TetR/AcrR family transcriptional regulator, which codes for MSETPNSMDRRIKKSKAALKDALIQLMQKHPFKEISITDIVQRADLNRGTFYRHYQYKEDLFNEIIDDVIQDLVTSFRKPYQDMEEFEVNLMPSSAITIFEHVHQHAQFYTLVVKSEASSNFQRMICDVLRDLSLQDLNHIFPQHINHELLASYQSHAIFGMIMEWIRQDFKHSPVYMAEELFKIIHYKPDNTLKRPPV
- a CDS encoding SDR family oxidoreductase, giving the protein MKLQDKVAVVTGAGSGMGKAIATLYAQEGAKVVVSDINEESAQAVVNDIKAQGGEAIVVLANVAKEEDVQNLIDTTVSTYGTVDILINNAGIMDGMEPAADITDEKWERLFAVNTTSVMRTTRKVLPIFLEKQKGVIVNIASAGGLHGGRAGAAYTASKHAVVGFTKNTGYMYAEQGIRCNAIAPGAVATNISASMAGISPYGAGRQQLGMAINPRIGTSEEIAKVALFLGSDESSFVNGTVVTADAGWSSY
- a CDS encoding LacI family DNA-binding transcriptional regulator, with amino-acid sequence MITIKDIAKLAGVSPSTVSRVISNHPRISTKTSLKVKQIMKELNYHPNIMAKSLVSKTTHTLGIMLPRPAEELFQNYFFGELLRGIITHATRMNYELLLTTETSSDNELHAISRLVHGRRVDGILLLGSKRDDPIITFLEAEKFPFVLIGRSEAHPNAPMVDNDNVQTAYDATHHLIAQGHTRIGFVSGPPDITLSHDRMLGYQKALAQAGLDADSDWIVEGEFLQESGFRAMSLFMSLPNRPTAIVVIDDNVAFGVLRALAELHYLVPEDISVVSFNNIALSELASPPLSSIDIGTYQLGYTAVQVLLKILSGEPQPHNPVIIPHRLIVRESSLFSKPKPPSI